TGCACATATTTTACAATAGATGCCAAGTTAGGACACATTATTAAGTTTCTAATTACGCAAATATGTTATATGTGAAAAATAAGCCATACACTTCCTTCTCCAGCTGCTTCTTGATGAACTCCTTTGAGTGAGCTGTAACTTTGTCTGTCTTGTTACAGAATATCAGAACAGGAATCCTTTTCTTCACTACAGTTGCCTTCGTCAAAATGTCATACAAGTACCTGTAATGTGATGGGGACGTCAACAGTTAACCAAAGCAGAAACCATAAATTTTCCTCAGAACGGAAATGAAGTCAGCAAAGATTACTCTGCAGCAGCTTGCATGCTAGACAAGAAATCTTGAGCATCCACAACAAAAACAACTCCGGCTGTCTGAGGGAGGAATTCATCAAGCTTGGGTTTCAGCCTTGCGTGACCAGgaacatcaacaacatgaacaGGTTTTATTTTGCCTTTCTGCAGATAGAACAAGAGCAAAGTCAAGCAACAAGTCTGCAAATGCATGTTTATATCAAGCTGTGGGAAAGATTCATCTCCAAAACCTAACCCTTTCAAGCTCTGAATGCAGCACAAATGTATCATTGTTATGTTCCATCGATGTCACAGTCCCTTGATGAGATGATCCATCACGAAGCTAGCAGGAAGAGAAAGGCAAGATtagcacagaaaaaaaaagatgatagGAGAGAAGGAAATGAAAATTAGTTGCTTCGTGAGtaatataaataaataaccaaaaggagaaaaagaaataaaaaatagtcTTGGTCCATCAAAATAATTCCCTGGTCGGGCATACAATATAAGTATGATATACAAATTCATACAGTAAAATCAAGGCAACAGACACAACAGAAAACACAACAGCAACCAGAGTGGAAGTTAAGATACAATAGCTGTTACAACCTCACCCTAACTACTAAAACTTGACAGCACAGACAGAAAACAGGCAATTGAATTTGGAAACCAATATATGCATGGCCATTACTCTGGTAGCATTCTATGATTTCAAGTTCATCCACCAACATTTCAATACTTGTACACTAGACAGGAAAGGGATACTTGCCATAAAAGAAACAGAACTTATACAACTGGAACAATTGGAGTAGATAATTACCTGATAGAAGAGTATAGTTTTACCACTTCCACTAAGCCCAGAAAGCACTATGGTGTTTGATTTCGAGGATTTCAGACAAGAAGCTGTTAAAAATAATCAAACATACACTGCTCATCAGTTACTGCACACATAGCACCAACAGAATTATTCTCACAAGAGCAGAAACCTACATATTTTACATCTTTTGGTGAACCATGATATATAAACCAAGAAGTGCTAACATTATACCTTTGAATAACTCTAATTAAAAGGAAC
The Brachypodium distachyon strain Bd21 chromosome 2, Brachypodium_distachyon_v3.0, whole genome shotgun sequence genome window above contains:
- the LOC100842533 gene encoding signal recognition particle receptor subunit beta — encoded protein: MDEWVRQAEAWAGEAERWIRQQPPEQIYVAAAVVAVTVLVLLAASCLKSSKSNTIVLSGLSGSGKTILFYQLRDGSSHQGTVTSMEHNNDTFVLHSELERKGKIKPVHVVDVPGHARLKPKLDEFLPQTAGVVFVVDAQDFLSSMQAAAEYLYDILTKATVVKKRIPVLIFCNKTDKVTAHSKEFIKKQLEKEVNKLRESRNAISSADITDEVQLGVPGEAFNFSQCLNKVTVAEGAGLTGNVSEVEQFIREYVKA